The following are encoded together in the Roseofilum casamattae BLCC-M143 genome:
- a CDS encoding vWA domain-containing protein: ILPDAPNAEATPADVAILLDMSGSMIHPDSSPGTQRIKLEGAISAINEFIDAVNQESNLNVRIGLAPFATGGNEFRVTEQSLEDNFFESNNPDLKQKIEQLANQRINGSTNLYAPLETTVNYLRKQASLNGNISNSLVENNEPSNPVNNNARQLVIIVLSDGFHNYDRDTENTQFEQLRYLLKPPDPQIPRVTVHTLGYGESLAEIYQSSRCRDFQLTEEQLTNDETIISEQIIDRLRDNCQRLDNLNTLGIDESKIRIDEFIVDRPRLRQIANVTGGIHQFPDNAEEVAQSLIKFLETLREYQLEYDQPGADRATKHEAQIVVKELSSQVVDYRICNIGCPPLQTVERLKLAVVAVIIFAAIGIFPFIKWSQQLRQNRDND, translated from the coding sequence TTATCCTTCCCGATGCTCCCAATGCTGAAGCAACTCCTGCTGATGTTGCCATCTTATTAGATATGAGTGGCAGCATGATTCACCCCGACTCAAGTCCAGGAACCCAACGAATTAAACTAGAAGGAGCAATTAGTGCGATTAACGAATTCATTGATGCTGTTAACCAAGAAAGTAATTTAAACGTCAGGATTGGTTTAGCTCCTTTTGCCACAGGTGGTAATGAATTTAGGGTCACCGAACAAAGCTTAGAAGATAACTTTTTTGAATCTAACAATCCAGATCTCAAACAGAAAATCGAGCAGTTAGCCAATCAACGTATCAATGGTTCGACTAATTTATACGCTCCTTTAGAAACTACCGTCAATTATCTCAGAAAACAGGCTTCATTAAACGGCAATATCTCTAATTCTCTAGTTGAGAACAATGAGCCATCTAATCCAGTCAATAATAATGCCAGACAACTGGTGATTATTGTGTTATCTGATGGATTTCACAACTACGATCGAGATACAGAAAATACTCAATTTGAACAACTAAGATATCTCCTCAAGCCTCCCGACCCGCAAATCCCGCGAGTTACCGTTCATACACTAGGCTATGGAGAATCATTAGCCGAAATTTACCAAAGTTCCCGATGTCGAGATTTTCAACTAACAGAAGAGCAACTAACAAACGATGAAACCATCATTTCCGAACAAATTATCGATCGCCTGAGAGACAATTGTCAACGTTTGGATAATCTCAATACCTTGGGAATTGATGAATCCAAAATACGCATAGATGAATTCATTGTCGATCGACCCCGTTTAAGACAAATTGCCAATGTAACTGGAGGTATTCATCAGTTTCCCGATAATGCTGAAGAAGTCGCCCAGAGTTTAATTAAGTTTTTAGAAACACTGCGAGAATATCAATTAGAATACGACCAACCGGGTGCCGATCGAGCCACCAAACATGAAGCCCAAATTGTAGTTAAAGAACTCTCTTCCCAAGTTGTGGACTATCGAATTTGTAATATTGGTTGTCCGCCACTGCAAACAGTTGAGAGGCTCAAGCTAGCTGTAGTCGCTGTAATTATCTTTGCTGCGATCGGAATCTTCCCGTTTATCAAATGGAGCCAACAATTACGTCAAAATAGAGACAATGACTGA